One part of the Lapillicoccus jejuensis genome encodes these proteins:
- a CDS encoding lactate utilization protein B — protein sequence MPPFPQAARTALADPQLRANLRHATHTIRDKRAAVVAEVDEWEALRRKGAGIKDDMLAHLDEHLVRLEEQLTARGAVVHWARDAAEACAIVAQVARDHRADEVVKVKSMATAEIGLNEALAQEGIAAWETDLAELIVQLGDDLPSHILVPAIHRNRAEIRRIFLDRMAAAGRPAPADLTDEPRELAAAARLHLREKFLRATVAVSGANFAVAETGTLVVVESEGNGRMCLTLPEVLVSVVGIEKVLPTTADLDTFLRLLPRSSTGERMNPYTSMWTGVTPGDGPQEVHVVLLDNGRTDVLADEVGRQALRCIRCSACLNVCPVYERTGGHAYGSVYPGPIGAILTPMLKGVGHDEQVDSLPYASSLCGRCYEVCPVMIDIPEVLVHLRSQVVDAHRDTVGGGGLGWRPPTPLDLAMRGAALVLGDGRRMAWAARGTALAGRVLGATRGRLGGGARGRALPGGRGALGRVPGGGGWTDARDLPAPPTDTFRAWWTRTHGGRDEATTTRTAQEERR from the coding sequence ATGCCGCCGTTCCCTCAGGCGGCGCGGACGGCGCTCGCCGACCCGCAGCTGCGGGCCAACCTGCGGCACGCGACGCACACCATCCGTGACAAGCGTGCGGCCGTCGTCGCCGAGGTGGACGAGTGGGAGGCGTTGCGCCGCAAGGGCGCTGGCATCAAGGACGACATGCTCGCCCACCTCGACGAGCACCTCGTGCGGCTCGAGGAGCAGCTGACGGCACGCGGCGCGGTGGTGCACTGGGCCCGCGACGCGGCCGAGGCGTGCGCGATCGTCGCGCAGGTCGCGCGCGACCACCGCGCCGACGAGGTCGTCAAGGTCAAGTCGATGGCGACGGCCGAGATCGGCCTCAACGAGGCGCTGGCGCAGGAGGGCATCGCGGCGTGGGAGACCGACCTCGCCGAGCTCATCGTCCAGCTCGGCGACGACCTGCCCTCGCACATCCTCGTGCCGGCGATCCACCGCAACCGCGCGGAGATCCGACGGATCTTCCTCGACCGGATGGCCGCCGCGGGACGCCCCGCCCCGGCCGACCTCACCGACGAGCCGCGCGAGCTGGCGGCCGCGGCGCGGCTGCACCTGCGCGAGAAGTTCCTGCGCGCCACGGTCGCCGTCTCCGGGGCGAACTTCGCCGTCGCCGAGACCGGCACCCTCGTCGTCGTCGAGTCCGAGGGCAACGGGCGGATGTGCCTGACGCTGCCCGAGGTGCTCGTCAGCGTCGTCGGCATCGAGAAGGTGCTGCCGACCACGGCCGACCTCGACACGTTCCTGCGGCTGCTGCCCCGCTCCAGCACGGGGGAGCGGATGAACCCCTACACCTCGATGTGGACCGGCGTCACGCCCGGCGACGGCCCGCAGGAGGTGCACGTCGTCCTGCTCGACAACGGCCGCACCGACGTCCTCGCCGACGAGGTCGGCCGGCAGGCGCTGCGCTGCATCCGCTGCTCGGCCTGCCTCAACGTCTGCCCGGTCTACGAGCGCACCGGCGGCCACGCCTACGGCTCGGTCTACCCGGGCCCCATCGGCGCGATCCTCACCCCGATGCTCAAGGGCGTCGGACACGACGAGCAGGTCGACTCGCTGCCCTACGCCTCCTCGCTGTGCGGGCGCTGCTACGAGGTGTGCCCGGTGATGATCGACATCCCCGAGGTCCTCGTCCACCTGCGCAGCCAGGTCGTCGACGCGCACCGCGACACCGTCGGCGGGGGAGGGCTGGGCTGGCGCCCGCCGACGCCGCTGGACCTGGCGATGCGCGGGGCCGCGCTCGTCCTCGGCGACGGCCGGCGGATGGCCTGGGCCGCCCGCGGGACGGCGCTCGCCGGCCGGGTGCTCGGCGCGACCCGCGGACGGCTCGGGGGCGGCGCGCGCGGACGGGCGCTGCCCGGTGGCCGCGGCGCCCTCGGTCGCGTCCCCGGCGGAGGCGGCTGGACCGACGCCCGCGACCTGCCCGCCCCACCCACCGACACCTTCCGCGCCTGGTGGACGCGCACCCACGGCGGCCGCGACGAGGCCACGACCACGCGCACAGCCCAGGAGGAGCGCCGATGA
- a CDS encoding (Fe-S)-binding protein, with protein sequence MLTCINDAMFPETGKAVVRLLRRLGVDVEFPPGQSCCGQPMTNTGYLDEAVPAVRAFASAFEGYDAVVVPSGSCAGSVRHQHGLVARRAGDPALQDAVRRLAPRTHELTEFLLDVLEVEDVGASFPHSVTYHPTCHSLRLLGVGDRPARLLRHVRGLRLLELPAAEECCGFGGTFAVKNAETSVAMGTDKVRHAVGTGAEVLVASDNSCLMHLGGLLSRERAGMRVMHLAEILASTEDQPASVLTAPTLLERTSAARGARS encoded by the coding sequence ATGCTCACGTGCATCAACGACGCGATGTTCCCCGAGACGGGCAAGGCGGTCGTGCGGCTGCTGCGCCGGCTCGGGGTCGACGTCGAGTTCCCGCCCGGGCAGAGCTGCTGCGGGCAGCCGATGACCAACACGGGCTACCTCGACGAGGCCGTCCCCGCGGTCCGGGCCTTCGCGTCGGCCTTCGAGGGGTACGACGCCGTCGTCGTCCCGTCCGGCTCGTGCGCCGGGTCGGTGCGCCACCAGCACGGTCTCGTCGCCCGCCGCGCCGGCGACCCGGCCCTGCAGGACGCCGTACGGCGTCTCGCCCCGCGCACCCACGAGCTGACCGAGTTCCTCCTCGACGTCCTCGAGGTCGAGGACGTCGGCGCGTCCTTCCCGCACTCGGTGACCTACCACCCGACGTGCCACTCGCTGCGGCTGCTCGGTGTCGGCGACCGCCCCGCGCGGCTGCTGCGCCACGTGCGCGGGCTGCGGCTGCTCGAGCTGCCGGCCGCGGAGGAGTGCTGCGGCTTCGGGGGCACGTTCGCGGTGAAGAACGCCGAGACGTCGGTCGCGATGGGCACCGACAAGGTGCGGCACGCCGTCGGCACCGGCGCCGAGGTCCTCGTCGCGTCCGACAACTCGTGCCTCATGCACCTCGGCGGGCTGCTCTCGCGCGAGCGGGCGGGGATGCGGGTCATGCACCTGGCCGAGATCCTCGCCAGCACCGAGGACCAGCCGGCGTCCGTGCTCACCGCGCCGACGCTCCTGGAGCGCACCTCCGCAGCCCGGGGGGCGCGGTCGTGA
- a CDS encoding L-lactate permease — MYRPVLDAVGGSLLLTALVAMLPLLVLFVLLGVVRMAAWKAALVSLLVSLLVAVLAYRMPVGQAVLSGTEGAAFGFFPILWIVINAIWVYNMTVETGHFDVLRRSFARVSDDQRIQAVIIAFCFGALLEALAGFGTPVAITSVMLIALGFRPLKAATVALVANTAPVAFGALAVPITTLATVSNQSEHALAQMVGRQTPLLAVVVPMALVLIIDGARGVRETLPATLTCGVAFAVAQFVTSNYVSTQLTDIVAALVGALAVVALLRVWRPASSYVETDEPELVPAGGSVGAEAPARRTGGGDHAPDAGARSLQEVEARDAAARDTRADVVRAYAPYVVIVLVFVLSQLPGIKDLLAAKAVNPSFSWPGLHLETAGGKPSTLPVFKLGWLGAAGTLMVVSGLITIPVIGIRPGRALRAYGATYRQLLPAIVTVMAVLGLAYVMNASGQTATLGSWLAGSGALFALLSPVLGWLGVAVTGSDTSSNSLFGALQVQAAARTGLDPLLMAAANSSGGVLGKMVSPQNLAIAAAAVGLSGREGEIFRRVLLWSLVFLALMCVIVLLQSTPVLSWMVP; from the coding sequence ATGTACCGACCCGTCCTCGACGCCGTCGGAGGATCGCTGCTGCTCACCGCGCTCGTCGCGATGCTGCCGCTGCTCGTCCTCTTCGTCCTCCTCGGGGTGGTCAGGATGGCCGCCTGGAAGGCCGCGCTGGTCAGCCTGCTGGTCAGCCTGCTCGTCGCCGTCCTCGCCTACCGGATGCCGGTCGGGCAGGCCGTCCTCTCCGGTACGGAGGGCGCCGCCTTCGGCTTCTTCCCCATCCTCTGGATCGTCATCAACGCCATCTGGGTCTACAACATGACGGTCGAGACCGGTCACTTCGACGTCCTGCGGCGCTCGTTCGCCCGGGTGAGCGACGACCAGCGCATCCAGGCGGTCATCATCGCCTTCTGCTTCGGGGCGCTCCTCGAGGCCCTGGCCGGCTTCGGCACCCCGGTGGCGATCACGAGCGTCATGCTCATCGCCCTCGGCTTCCGCCCCCTCAAGGCCGCCACCGTGGCGCTGGTCGCCAACACCGCCCCCGTCGCCTTCGGTGCGCTCGCCGTGCCCATCACCACGCTGGCCACCGTGAGCAACCAGAGCGAGCACGCCCTCGCCCAGATGGTCGGCCGGCAGACGCCGCTGCTCGCCGTCGTCGTCCCGATGGCCCTGGTCCTCATCATCGACGGGGCCCGCGGGGTGCGCGAGACGCTGCCCGCCACGCTCACCTGCGGGGTCGCCTTCGCCGTCGCGCAGTTCGTCACGTCGAACTACGTCTCCACCCAGCTGACCGACATCGTCGCCGCCCTCGTGGGCGCGCTGGCCGTCGTGGCGCTGCTGCGGGTCTGGCGGCCCGCGTCGTCGTACGTCGAGACCGACGAGCCCGAGCTCGTCCCCGCCGGCGGGTCGGTCGGCGCCGAGGCCCCGGCCCGGCGCACCGGCGGCGGCGACCACGCCCCCGACGCGGGCGCCCGCAGCCTCCAGGAGGTCGAGGCCCGCGACGCCGCGGCCCGCGACACCCGCGCGGACGTGGTGCGGGCCTACGCGCCGTACGTCGTCATCGTCCTCGTCTTCGTCCTCAGCCAGCTGCCCGGCATCAAGGACCTGCTCGCGGCCAAGGCGGTCAACCCGTCCTTCTCGTGGCCGGGGCTGCACCTCGAGACCGCCGGCGGCAAGCCGTCCACGCTGCCCGTCTTCAAGCTCGGCTGGCTGGGCGCGGCGGGCACGCTCATGGTCGTCTCGGGGCTGATCACGATCCCGGTCATCGGGATCCGGCCCGGTCGGGCGCTGCGCGCGTACGGCGCGACGTACCGGCAGCTGCTGCCGGCCATCGTCACCGTCATGGCCGTCCTCGGCCTGGCCTACGTGATGAACGCGTCGGGGCAGACCGCGACCCTCGGCAGCTGGCTCGCCGGGTCCGGCGCGCTCTTCGCCCTGCTGTCGCCGGTGCTCGGCTGGCTGGGGGTCGCGGTGACCGGGTCGGACACCTCGTCCAACAGCCTGTTCGGCGCGCTCCAGGTGCAGGCGGCGGCCCGGACCGGCCTCGACCCGCTCCTCATGGCCGCCGCGAACAGCTCCGGCGGGGTGCTGGGGAAGATGGTCTCCCCCCAGAACCTCGCCATCGCCGCGGCGGCGGTCGGCCTGTCCGGGAGGGAGGGGGAGATCTTCCGGCGGGTCCTGCTCTGGTCGCTGGTGTTCCTCGCCCTCATGTGCGTCATCGTCCTGCTCCAGTCGACCCCCGTGCTGTCCTGGATGGTGCCGTGA
- a CDS encoding (Fe-S)-binding protein has protein sequence MTDLPTPVVRGFDDHRPPDPALLADCVHCGFCLPTCPTYVLWGEEMDSPRGRILLMDQVSQGAPMTDTMVGHVDACLGCMACVTACPSGVQYDRLIEATRAQVERHHERPRAQKAMREAIFALFPYPARLKAARGPLRLYQRSGLGRLVRRSGVLEKLSPTLAAMESLAPELGSVPDVPERTPAVGERRGTVGMLLGCVQRAFFPDVNAATARVLAAEGYDVLAPASQGCCGALSAHVGREEEARAFARDLVAQFEDAGVDHVVVNSAGCGSSMKEYADLLSDDPEWGPRAAAFAATVRDVAEIIAEAGPRATYHPLPVTVAYHDACHLGHAQGIRAQPRALLRGIPGLELREIREADICCGSAGVYNILNPEPARELGDRKAANVAATGAQLLVTANPGCLMQVATSLERAGQHIALAHTVQVLDASIRGLPVTRLLTP, from the coding sequence ATGACCGACCTGCCCACCCCGGTCGTGCGGGGCTTCGACGACCACCGGCCGCCGGACCCGGCCCTGCTCGCCGACTGCGTGCACTGCGGGTTCTGCCTGCCGACCTGCCCGACCTACGTGCTGTGGGGCGAGGAGATGGACAGCCCGCGCGGCCGGATCCTGCTCATGGACCAGGTCTCGCAGGGCGCGCCGATGACCGACACGATGGTCGGTCACGTCGACGCCTGCCTCGGCTGCATGGCTTGCGTGACGGCCTGCCCGTCGGGGGTGCAGTACGACCGGCTCATCGAGGCGACCCGTGCGCAGGTCGAGCGCCACCACGAGCGGCCCCGCGCGCAGAAGGCGATGAGGGAGGCGATCTTCGCGCTCTTCCCCTACCCGGCGCGGCTCAAGGCCGCGCGCGGACCGCTGCGGCTCTACCAGCGCAGCGGCCTCGGCCGGCTGGTGCGACGCAGCGGCGTCCTCGAGAAGCTGTCGCCGACGCTCGCCGCGATGGAGTCGCTCGCCCCTGAGCTGGGCTCGGTGCCCGACGTGCCCGAGCGCACGCCGGCGGTGGGGGAGCGGCGCGGCACGGTCGGGATGCTCCTCGGCTGCGTCCAGCGCGCGTTCTTCCCCGACGTCAACGCCGCGACCGCCCGGGTGCTCGCCGCCGAGGGGTACGACGTCCTGGCCCCCGCCTCGCAGGGCTGCTGCGGTGCGCTGTCGGCACACGTGGGGCGCGAGGAGGAGGCGCGCGCCTTCGCCCGCGACCTCGTCGCGCAGTTCGAGGACGCGGGCGTCGACCACGTCGTCGTCAACTCCGCCGGCTGCGGCTCGTCGATGAAGGAGTACGCCGACCTGCTCTCCGACGACCCCGAGTGGGGGCCGCGGGCGGCGGCCTTCGCGGCCACGGTGCGCGACGTCGCCGAGATCATCGCCGAGGCGGGCCCGCGGGCGACGTACCACCCGCTGCCGGTGACCGTCGCGTACCACGACGCCTGCCACCTCGGGCACGCCCAGGGCATCCGGGCCCAGCCGCGCGCGCTGCTGCGCGGCATCCCGGGGCTGGAGCTGCGCGAGATCCGCGAGGCCGACATCTGCTGCGGCAGCGCCGGCGTCTACAACATCCTCAACCCCGAGCCGGCCCGCGAGCTCGGCGACCGCAAGGCCGCGAACGTCGCCGCGACCGGCGCGCAGCTGCTCGTCACCGCCAACCCGGGGTGCCTCATGCAGGTCGCCACCTCGCTCGAGCGGGCCGGCCAGCACATCGCGCTCGCCCACACCGTGCAGGTCCTCGACGCCTCGATCCGCGGGCTGCCGGTGACCCGCCTGCTCACCCCCTGA
- a CDS encoding FAD-binding oxidoreductase yields MTTVTDALPRLLEASGGHAREGGVADAVDGLVPPYVVAPTGPRATEAVAAVLRTAHADGLAVVVRGAGTKLGWGAPPRRLDVVLETGGLDELVEHAAGDLVVVTGAGRRLEDLQRDLAGAGQCLAVDPARQGTVGGLVASADAGPARLGRGPVRDLVIGATVVRADGVVARSGGKVVKNVAGYDLGKLLTGSFGTLGVLTRVALRLHPVAEAGAWVTVPVASARHASALVQGVLHAQVVADAAELDRPGEGRAQLAVRLDGIAPGVAARAEQTAALLGTGAQVSDTAPAWWGRDLDAAAHGVTLKASYEPASLAVLLEAVDDASAAVGLPLDVRGSAAVGTLTVGLGGSGHGSDPAQVAAVLAALRGAADRFGGAVVVRDAPAAVRAAVDVWGPVRGLDLMRRVKERLDPTGVLAPGRFVGGI; encoded by the coding sequence ATGACCACCGTGACCGATGCGCTGCCGCGCCTGCTCGAGGCGAGCGGCGGGCACGCCCGCGAGGGAGGCGTCGCCGACGCCGTCGACGGCCTGGTGCCGCCCTACGTCGTCGCGCCCACCGGCCCGCGGGCGACCGAGGCGGTCGCCGCCGTGCTGCGGACGGCGCACGCCGACGGCCTCGCCGTCGTCGTCCGCGGCGCCGGCACCAAGCTCGGCTGGGGCGCCCCGCCACGCCGGCTCGACGTCGTCCTCGAGACGGGCGGACTCGACGAGCTCGTCGAGCACGCAGCCGGCGACCTCGTCGTCGTCACCGGCGCCGGGCGGCGGCTGGAGGACCTCCAGCGCGACCTCGCGGGGGCCGGCCAGTGCCTCGCCGTCGACCCGGCCCGCCAGGGCACCGTCGGCGGGCTCGTCGCCTCCGCCGACGCCGGACCGGCCCGGCTGGGGCGCGGACCCGTGCGCGACCTCGTCATCGGCGCCACGGTGGTGCGCGCCGACGGCGTCGTCGCCCGCTCGGGCGGCAAGGTGGTCAAGAACGTCGCCGGCTACGACCTGGGCAAGCTGCTCACCGGGTCCTTCGGCACCCTCGGCGTCCTCACCCGCGTCGCCCTGCGGCTGCACCCCGTCGCGGAGGCCGGCGCCTGGGTCACCGTCCCGGTCGCCTCGGCCCGGCACGCGAGCGCCCTCGTCCAGGGCGTGCTCCACGCGCAGGTGGTCGCCGACGCCGCCGAGCTCGACCGGCCCGGCGAGGGGCGGGCCCAGCTCGCCGTCCGCCTCGACGGGATCGCGCCCGGCGTCGCCGCGCGCGCCGAGCAGACCGCCGCGCTGCTCGGCACCGGCGCGCAGGTGAGCGACACCGCGCCCGCCTGGTGGGGACGCGACCTCGACGCCGCCGCGCACGGGGTGACGCTCAAGGCGTCGTACGAGCCGGCGAGCCTCGCCGTCCTGCTCGAGGCCGTCGACGACGCGTCCGCCGCCGTCGGGCTCCCGCTCGACGTGCGCGGGTCGGCCGCCGTCGGCACCCTCACCGTCGGGCTGGGCGGGTCCGGCCACGGGTCGGACCCCGCGCAGGTGGCCGCCGTCCTCGCCGCGCTGCGCGGCGCCGCGGACCGCTTCGGCGGCGCGGTCGTCGTGCGCGACGCCCCCGCCGCGGTCCGGGCCGCCGTCGACGTCTGGGGCCCGGTGCGCGGGCTCGACCTCATGCGCCGCGTCAAGGAGCGGCTCGACCCCACGGGCGTGCTCGCGCCCGGACGCTTCGTCGGAGGGATCTGA
- a CDS encoding FAD-binding oxidoreductase: MDARGLAPWLADRLPAGAVIIDPVQLATYACDGLAHYKVVPAVVVLPETAEQVATVVRACAEHGVPFVARGAGTGLSGGALPHADGVLVVLSRMRDVVEVDRANQRAVVQPGVVNLQLSALTRPDGYYFAPDPSSQQVCSVGGNVAENSGGAHCLKYGFTTGHVTGLQLVTPAGELVELGGKAPDLPGYDLLGAVVGSEGTLGVATRVTVRLTRTPEAVETLLAGFPDTDSAGRAVSAVISAGVVPAAIEMMDALAIEAAEAAVHCGYPAGAGAVLIVELDGPRPEVAHQFEQVKGMCEDAGAFEIRVAADDTERALIWKGRKSAFAAVGRISPDYIVQDGVIPRTRLAEALTRIEALAGERGVRVANVFHAGDGNLHPLVLFDDAVPGEAERAEEASGAIIDLCIELGGSITGEHGVGSDKAKYMPRMFGEDDLDTMQLVRCAFDPAGIANPGKIFPTPRLCGEVPRRRTASEGAHPLVEAGLADQF; encoded by the coding sequence GTGGACGCGAGGGGACTGGCGCCGTGGCTGGCGGACCGGCTGCCGGCCGGGGCGGTCATCATCGACCCGGTGCAGCTGGCGACGTACGCCTGCGACGGCCTCGCGCACTACAAGGTCGTGCCCGCCGTCGTCGTGCTGCCGGAGACGGCCGAGCAGGTGGCGACCGTGGTGCGGGCCTGCGCCGAGCACGGCGTCCCCTTCGTCGCGCGCGGCGCGGGCACCGGCCTGTCCGGCGGGGCGCTGCCGCACGCCGACGGAGTCCTCGTCGTCCTCTCGCGGATGCGCGACGTCGTCGAGGTCGACCGGGCCAACCAGCGGGCGGTCGTCCAGCCGGGCGTCGTCAACCTCCAGCTGTCCGCGCTGACCCGCCCCGACGGCTACTACTTCGCTCCCGACCCCAGCAGCCAGCAGGTCTGCTCGGTCGGCGGGAACGTCGCGGAGAACTCCGGCGGCGCGCACTGCCTCAAGTACGGCTTCACCACCGGCCACGTCACCGGGCTGCAGCTCGTCACCCCGGCCGGCGAGCTCGTCGAGCTCGGGGGGAAGGCCCCCGACCTGCCCGGCTACGACCTGCTGGGCGCCGTCGTCGGCTCCGAGGGGACGCTCGGGGTCGCGACCCGGGTGACGGTGCGGCTCACCCGGACCCCCGAGGCGGTCGAGACGCTGCTGGCCGGCTTCCCCGACACGGACTCGGCCGGCCGGGCGGTCTCCGCCGTCATCTCCGCCGGGGTCGTCCCCGCCGCCATCGAGATGATGGACGCCCTCGCCATCGAGGCCGCCGAGGCGGCCGTGCACTGCGGCTACCCGGCCGGCGCCGGCGCCGTGCTCATCGTCGAGCTCGACGGCCCGCGACCCGAGGTCGCCCACCAGTTCGAGCAGGTCAAGGGCATGTGCGAGGACGCCGGCGCGTTCGAGATCCGGGTCGCCGCCGACGACACCGAGCGCGCCCTCATCTGGAAGGGCCGCAAGTCGGCCTTCGCCGCGGTCGGTCGGATCAGCCCCGACTACATCGTCCAGGACGGCGTCATCCCGCGGACCCGGCTCGCCGAGGCGCTCACCCGCATCGAGGCGCTCGCGGGGGAGCGGGGCGTGCGGGTCGCCAACGTCTTCCACGCCGGCGACGGCAACCTGCACCCGCTGGTCCTCTTCGACGACGCCGTCCCCGGCGAGGCCGAGCGGGCCGAGGAGGCGTCCGGCGCGATCATCGACCTGTGCATCGAGCTCGGCGGCTCGATCACCGGTGAGCACGGCGTCGGGTCCGACAAGGCGAAGTACATGCCGCGGATGTTCGGCGAGGACGACCTCGACACGATGCAGCTGGTCCGGTGCGCCTTCGACCCGGCCGGCATCGCCAACCCCGGCAAGATCTTCCCGACGCCGCGGCTGTGCGGTGAGGTGCCGAGGCGCCGTACGGCGTCCGAGGGTGCCCACCCGCTCGTCGAGGCCGGCCTCGCCGACCAGTTCTGA
- the aceB gene encoding malate synthase A: protein MPTPDGVQVTGPLQPGFEEVLTDEALAFLADLHRRFDGRRRELLAARDTRYDALAAGGTLGFLPETQEVRDGDWQVAPPAPGLEDRRVEITGPVDRKMTINALNSGAKVWLADFEDASTPTWENAVQGQLNLRDALDGTIDFTADTGKSYALRTDAPLATIVVRPRGWHLTEKHVLVDGERLSGSLFDFGLYFFHCAQRQLDAGKGPYFYLPKMESHLEARLWNDVFVRAQEALGIPRGTIRATVLVETYPAAFEMEEILFELREHSSGLNAGRWDYIFSVIKKFRTRGRDFLLPDRAQVTMTVPFMRAYTELLVRSCHKRGAHAIGGMAAFIPSKDEAANAAAYEKVEQDKGREAGDGFDGSWVAHPGMVETCKEAFTAVLGDRPNQLDEKREDVHVTAEQLLDVASTPGQVTEAGLRGNISVGIQYLHAWLGGQGAVGINGLMEDAATAEISRSQVWQWLHNDIELEDGQVVTRELVDRLVEEEVAELPGDPEQYAAARDTFLSVAVADEFAEFLTLPAYERMS from the coding sequence ATGCCCACCCCCGACGGCGTGCAGGTGACCGGTCCCCTCCAGCCCGGCTTCGAGGAGGTGCTCACCGACGAGGCGCTGGCCTTCCTCGCCGACCTGCACCGCCGCTTCGACGGCCGCCGCCGCGAGCTGCTCGCCGCGCGCGACACCCGGTACGACGCGCTCGCCGCCGGCGGCACCCTCGGCTTCCTGCCGGAGACGCAGGAGGTCCGCGACGGCGACTGGCAGGTGGCCCCGCCCGCCCCCGGTCTGGAGGACCGGCGCGTCGAGATCACCGGCCCCGTCGACCGGAAGATGACGATCAACGCGCTCAACTCCGGCGCGAAGGTGTGGCTGGCCGACTTCGAGGACGCCTCGACACCGACCTGGGAGAACGCGGTCCAGGGCCAGCTCAACCTGCGCGACGCGCTCGACGGGACCATCGACTTCACCGCCGACACCGGCAAGTCCTACGCGCTGCGCACCGACGCGCCGCTGGCCACGATCGTCGTCCGCCCGCGCGGCTGGCACCTGACCGAGAAGCACGTGCTCGTCGACGGCGAGCGCCTGTCGGGCTCGCTCTTCGACTTCGGCCTGTACTTCTTCCACTGCGCGCAGCGGCAGCTCGACGCGGGCAAGGGCCCGTACTTCTACCTGCCGAAGATGGAGAGCCACCTCGAGGCGCGGCTGTGGAACGACGTCTTCGTCCGCGCCCAGGAGGCCCTCGGCATCCCGCGCGGGACGATCCGCGCGACGGTCCTCGTCGAGACCTACCCGGCCGCCTTCGAGATGGAGGAGATCCTCTTCGAGCTGCGCGAGCACTCGAGCGGGCTCAACGCCGGCCGCTGGGACTACATCTTCAGCGTCATCAAGAAGTTCCGGACCCGCGGGCGCGACTTCCTGCTGCCCGACCGCGCGCAGGTGACGATGACCGTCCCGTTCATGCGCGCCTACACCGAGCTGCTCGTGCGCAGCTGCCACAAGCGCGGCGCGCACGCGATCGGGGGGATGGCGGCGTTCATCCCGAGCAAGGACGAGGCGGCGAACGCGGCGGCGTACGAGAAAGTCGAGCAGGACAAGGGCCGCGAGGCCGGCGACGGCTTCGACGGCTCGTGGGTGGCGCACCCCGGCATGGTGGAGACGTGCAAGGAGGCCTTCACCGCCGTGCTCGGTGACCGCCCGAACCAGCTGGACGAGAAGCGCGAGGACGTCCACGTCACCGCCGAGCAGCTGCTCGACGTCGCCTCGACACCCGGGCAGGTCACCGAGGCGGGCCTGCGGGGCAACATCTCGGTCGGCATCCAGTACCTGCACGCCTGGCTCGGCGGGCAGGGCGCGGTCGGCATCAACGGCCTCATGGAGGACGCCGCCACCGCCGAGATCAGCCGCTCCCAGGTCTGGCAGTGGCTGCACAACGACATCGAGCTCGAGGACGGCCAGGTCGTCACCCGCGAGCTCGTCGACCGGCTCGTCGAGGAGGAGGTGGCCGAGCTCCCGGGCGACCCCGAGCAGTACGCCGCCGCGCGCGACACCTTCCTCTCGGTCGCGGTCGCCGACGAGTTCGCCGAGTTCCTCACCCTCCCCGCCTACGAGCGGATGTCGTAG
- a CDS encoding SRPBCC family protein, translating to MADTSLTVTRAIDAPADRVFDVLSNPERHVDLDGSGFVVSVDHGDRITGTGQVFTMNMEGDHMGGEYKTDNHVTGYDRNTLLAWQTAPAGTEPPGWEWVWELVAQGPDATEVSLTYDWSKVTDKALLQKVGFPLVSKDQLEDSLATLASEVSGS from the coding sequence ATGGCAGACACCAGTCTCACCGTCACCCGCGCGATCGACGCCCCGGCCGACCGGGTCTTCGACGTCCTCAGCAACCCCGAGCGCCACGTCGACCTCGACGGCTCGGGCTTCGTGGTCTCGGTCGACCACGGCGACCGGATCACCGGCACCGGCCAGGTCTTCACCATGAACATGGAGGGCGACCACATGGGCGGGGAGTACAAGACCGACAACCACGTGACCGGCTACGACCGCAACACGCTCCTGGCCTGGCAGACCGCACCGGCGGGCACCGAGCCGCCCGGGTGGGAGTGGGTCTGGGAGCTCGTCGCCCAGGGCCCGGACGCGACCGAGGTCTCGTTGACCTACGACTGGTCCAAGGTCACCGACAAGGCCCTGCTGCAGAAGGTGGGCTTCCCGTTGGTGAGCAAGGACCAGCTCGAGGACTCCCTCGCGACCCTCGCGTCCGAGGTCTCCGGTTCCTAG